In Pyrus communis chromosome 1, drPyrComm1.1, whole genome shotgun sequence, the following are encoded in one genomic region:
- the LOC137711105 gene encoding BRASSINOSTEROID INSENSITIVE 1-associated receptor kinase 1-like, giving the protein MMSSASVSVWLILLFGFFHLHKLAANVEGDALNALKSNLADPNNVLQSWDPTLVNPCTWFNVTCNSENSVTRVDLTNANLSGRLVSQPGVLSKLQYLELFNNNITGNIPEELGSLSDLVSLDLYLNNLHGTIPATLGNLAKLRYMRLSNNNLSGNIPQTLNNIQSLQVLDLSNNNLSGDIPVNGSFSLFTPVSFANNPRLNPLPASPHPASPHPGYNRITNSHRATNTEAIAGGVAAGAALLFAAPAIALAYWRRRKSQDHLFDEPAQEDREIHLRQLKRFSLRELQVATDTFSNKNIIGRGGFGKVYKGCLADGTLVAVKRLKEERTQGGELQFQTEVEMISMAVHRNLLRLHGFCMTPAERLLVYPYMANGSVASCLRDRPEGQLALDWPIRQRIALGSARGLAYLHDHCDPKIIHRDVKAANILLDEEFEAVVGDFGLARLMNYKDTHITTAVRGTFGHIAPEYFSNGRFSEKTDVFGYGVMLLELITGQRAFDPQLASDDNLMLVDWVCTYVFLFVYVANLLLYARLFPNNICMRSTF; this is encoded by the exons ATGATGTCCTCCGCCTCTGTTTCTGTATGGCTGATTCTGCTGTTTGGCTTCTTTCACCTCCATAAGCTCGCTGCCAACGTAGAAG GTGACGCATTGAACGCGTTGAAGTCCAATCTAGCTGATCCAAACAATGTTCTGCAGAGTTGGGATCCGACTCTCGTTAATCCCTGCACCTGGTTTAATGTCACTTGTAATAGCGAAAACAGCGTTACTCGAGT TGATCTTACCAATGCCAATCTCTCTGGTCGACTGGTGTCACAGCCTGGTGTGCTTTCCAAGTTGCAGTACTT GGAACTCTTCAATAATAACATAACTGGAAACATTCCCGAAGAGCTTGGGAGTTTGTCAGACTTGGTGAGCTTGGATCTTTACTTGAACAATTTACATGGTACCATTCCAGCGACACTTGGCAACCTTGCAAAACTGCGTTACAT GCGTCTATCCAACAACAACTTGTCAGGGAATATTCCCCAGACTTTGAATAACATCCAATCATTGCAAGTCCT GGATCTTTCAAATAACAATCTGTCAGGGGATATTCCAGTCAATGGATCTTTTTCGCTTTTTACTCCCGTCAG TTTTGCCAATAATCCTCGTCTGAATCCACTTCCAGCCTCTCCACATCCAGCCTCTCCACATCCAG GTTACAACCGAATTACGAACTCGCACCGTGCCACTAATACTGAGGCTATTGCTGGTGGGGTTGCTGCTGGTGCTGCTTTGTTGTTTGCTGCACCTGCAATTGCACTTGCTTATTGGCGACGAAGAAAATCACAGGATCATTTATTTGATGAACCTG CTCAGGAGGATCGAGAAATTCATTTACGACAGCTCAAAAGGTTTTCTTTGCGCGAGCTACAAGTTGCGACGGATACCTTTagcaacaaaaatattattggtAGAGGTGGATTTGGTAAGGTTTATAAGGGATGCTTAGCAGATGGAACTCTGGTTGCTGTAAAAAGACTTAAAGAGGAGAGAACCCAAGGTGGGGAGCTACAGTTCCAAACAGAAGTTGAAATGATTAGCATGGCTGTCCACCGCAATCTGCTTCGTCTGCATGGTTTTTGCATGACACCAGCAGAAAGGCTGCTTGTATATCCTTATATGGCTAATGGAAGTGTGGCATCATGTTTAAGAG ATCGTCCAGAAGGACAACTTGCACTTGATTGGCCAATAAGACAACGCATTGCATTGGGATCTGCAAGAGGCCTTGCTTATCTACATGATCACTGTGATCCAAAAATTATTCACCGTGATGTGAAAGCGGCAAACATATTGTTGGACGAGGAATTCGAAGCAGTTGTTGGAGACTTTGGGTTGGCTAGACTCATGAACTACAAGGATACACATATTACCACAGCTGTACGTGGCACATTTGGTCATATAGCACCAGAGTACTTTTCAAATGGAAGGTTTTCCGAGAAAACTGATGTTTTTGGATACGGAGTCATGCTTCTTGAACTCATCACTGGGCAGAGGGCTTTTGATCCTCAGCTTGCGAGTGATGATAATCTCATGTTAGTTGATTGGGTATGCACTTACGTCTTTCTGTTTGTGTATGTAGCTAATTTGTTGTTATATGCAAGATTATTTCCCAACAACATTTGCATGAGGTCCACCTTCTGA